A region from the Ralstonia pickettii genome encodes:
- a CDS encoding tyrosine-type recombinase/integrase: MNMSTSTGPSRIPWNKGKLTGQKPPLKLSEICAIRVRLQLSSNVRDLAMFNLAIDSKLRASDLTKLRVRDVCHGERIASRATVLQQKTQRPVQFEITEQTRESVEVWMRRAGLHAADFLFPSRIHDSPHMSTRQYARLVHRWIASIGLDDTAYGTHTMRRTKASLIYRRTKNLRAVQLLLGHTKLESTVRYLGIEVDDALEMAEQTEV; encoded by the coding sequence ATGAACATGTCTACCAGCACCGGTCCGTCGCGGATACCGTGGAACAAAGGGAAACTGACCGGTCAGAAGCCGCCGCTCAAGCTCAGCGAGATCTGTGCGATCCGCGTGCGCCTGCAGCTCTCCTCCAACGTGCGTGATCTGGCGATGTTCAACCTAGCCATCGACAGCAAACTCCGAGCGAGTGATCTGACGAAGCTACGTGTGCGGGATGTCTGCCATGGCGAGCGTATCGCTAGCCGGGCGACGGTTTTGCAGCAGAAAACGCAACGACCGGTCCAGTTTGAGATAACTGAACAGACTCGGGAGAGCGTCGAAGTTTGGATGCGACGAGCGGGCTTGCACGCCGCGGATTTCCTCTTCCCTAGTCGCATTCACGACTCCCCGCACATGTCGACGCGCCAGTACGCCCGCCTTGTCCATCGCTGGATTGCATCGATCGGACTCGATGACACCGCGTATGGCACGCACACCATGCGTCGAACAAAGGCTTCGCTCATCTATCGTCGGACAAAAAACCTGCGCGCGGTCCAGTTGCTGCTGGGGCACACGAAGCTGGAGAGCACAGTTCGATATCTCGGAATCGAGGTAGACGACGCGCTTGAGATGGCGGAACAGACGGAGGTATAA
- a CDS encoding alpha/beta fold hydrolase yields the protein MTTASHRQIDANGIHLSLLEQGQGPLVLLCHGFPETSLAWRYQLPALAAAGYRAVAPDLRGYGRSEQPEPADAYTALHVVGDLVALLDALGEQRAVVVGGDWGATIAWQAALLRPDRFRAVAALGVPMMGRAPMAPSQLFPQTLDAWFYTHYFASPGLAERELEADVATTLRKIYFAASGSAGPRDDALTPNPFGMVARPGGLLTALPTPQALPDWLSAADFEQLVRSFEKSGFRGGLNYYRNLDRNWESEAAFVGLQVHVPAMYLVGERDTGLAMPGMQNIIDAMPSLVPQLRMSQVLPKAGHWLQQEAPEAVNAALIGFLKSL from the coding sequence ATGACTACAGCCTCTCATCGCCAGATCGATGCCAACGGCATACACCTTAGTCTGCTTGAACAAGGCCAGGGCCCGTTGGTCCTGCTCTGCCACGGATTTCCAGAGACCTCCCTCGCGTGGCGCTATCAGTTGCCGGCACTTGCTGCAGCAGGCTACCGCGCCGTCGCTCCAGATTTGCGTGGCTATGGGCGCAGTGAGCAGCCCGAGCCAGCGGACGCATACACGGCATTGCACGTGGTCGGCGACTTGGTCGCTCTGCTCGATGCCTTGGGAGAGCAGCGGGCCGTCGTTGTCGGCGGAGACTGGGGCGCGACGATTGCCTGGCAAGCAGCGCTCTTGAGACCGGACCGATTCCGTGCGGTGGCCGCTCTAGGTGTACCCATGATGGGCCGTGCGCCCATGGCCCCCAGCCAGCTTTTTCCCCAGACGCTAGACGCTTGGTTCTACACGCACTACTTCGCATCGCCAGGCTTGGCAGAGCGAGAGCTGGAGGCCGATGTGGCAACCACCCTGCGTAAGATCTACTTTGCGGCTTCAGGAAGTGCCGGGCCGCGCGACGACGCGCTGACACCGAATCCTTTCGGCATGGTTGCTCGCCCAGGTGGACTGCTCACAGCATTGCCGACCCCACAGGCCCTGCCGGACTGGCTCAGCGCCGCCGACTTTGAGCAGCTTGTGCGCTCTTTTGAGAAAAGCGGTTTTCGCGGTGGTCTGAATTACTACCGCAACCTTGACCGCAATTGGGAATCCGAGGCGGCCTTTGTCGGCCTGCAAGTCCATGTGCCCGCCATGTATCTGGTGGGCGAGAGAGATACCGGCCTCGCCATGCCAGGCATGCAGAACATCATCGACGCCATGCCGTCGTTGGTGCCCCAGCTACGCATGTCGCAAGTGTTACCCAAGGCGGGGCATTGGCTCCAACAAGAAGCACCTGAGGCGGTCAATGCGGCGTTGATCGGATTCTTGAAATCACTCTGA
- a CDS encoding RrF2 family transcriptional regulator: protein MAQDVRLARLLHVLIHMHLRGGSTSSETISQMLHTNPVVVRRTMAALRDAGYVASAGGRSGGWALACELDALTVGDIHTAIASASPFAFGPAQDNPQCPVEAVVNRFVSEAQSAAENELLRCFQGKRLSVLAKECLSFASEP, encoded by the coding sequence ATGGCTCAAGACGTACGCCTTGCCCGGCTGTTGCACGTACTCATTCACATGCATCTGCGCGGTGGCTCCACAAGCTCTGAAACGATTTCACAGATGCTACACACGAACCCGGTCGTAGTACGACGGACCATGGCTGCGCTGCGTGACGCGGGCTACGTGGCCTCCGCTGGCGGGCGCAGCGGTGGTTGGGCGCTCGCTTGCGAACTCGACGCGCTCACGGTGGGCGACATTCATACGGCAATTGCGAGTGCCAGCCCGTTTGCTTTTGGGCCAGCCCAAGACAACCCGCAGTGCCCAGTAGAAGCGGTGGTGAACCGCTTTGTCAGTGAAGCGCAGAGTGCGGCGGAGAATGAACTGTTGAGGTGCTTTCAAGGCAAGCGCTTGTCAGTGCTCGCCAAAGAGTGCCTCTCGTTCGCATCGGAGCCTTAG
- a CDS encoding HEAT repeat domain-containing protein — MSASDALHEEVGKFKAWAASLLPHQRDCGYDQWQSLWDAAIAVLESIPPDEWSERCRADLILAIARDEVEWIADQLGGKPDTLLALARLAIDSSEPDAKWQIAAQLGTLSTHKEKAEEVLLRLVDDSDEYVSRRALLALGALKSQHAEHLAERAWLTGHEYQRIAALWVLKDVAQSKLPQYLRLADEDGRKYVVENARKCAKGIQ, encoded by the coding sequence ATGAGCGCATCAGACGCCCTGCACGAAGAAGTCGGAAAATTCAAGGCGTGGGCGGCGTCGCTTCTGCCTCACCAGCGCGACTGCGGCTACGACCAATGGCAATCACTGTGGGACGCCGCGATTGCGGTTCTCGAATCGATTCCGCCAGACGAATGGAGTGAAAGGTGCCGCGCAGATCTAATCCTCGCTATCGCCCGCGACGAGGTGGAATGGATTGCGGATCAACTTGGAGGCAAACCTGATACCCTCCTTGCACTTGCACGACTCGCAATTGACTCTTCAGAGCCGGATGCAAAGTGGCAAATCGCGGCACAACTCGGAACGCTATCTACGCATAAGGAGAAGGCGGAAGAGGTGCTACTGCGCCTTGTAGACGACTCGGACGAATACGTTAGCAGGCGTGCGTTGCTCGCGCTTGGGGCATTGAAGTCGCAGCATGCCGAACACCTTGCGGAAAGGGCGTGGCTCACGGGTCACGAATACCAACGCATCGCAGCGTTGTGGGTTCTAAAAGATGTCGCCCAGAGCAAACTCCCCCAATATCTACGATTGGCAGACGAGGATGGTCGGAAGTATGTAGTCGAGAACGCGCGTAAATGCGCTAAAGGCATCCAATGA
- a CDS encoding TonB family protein, with protein sequence MGIQGTVVVSGAVEPDGTISSVQVTQSSGNALLDDAGVQAVRSTACAPFTDPTTGTATRVPFSRPFTFSIDRPAHAQVAVQPSLTPSTLSYAERVRQRVKPNIVVDEVPPENIFAVVKVVLGPDGSVLRTELEKSSGVRSYDAAILKAIERSDPLPLPEPEPGQKGTRTIRLTFTPT encoded by the coding sequence ATGGGCATCCAAGGCACCGTCGTTGTGTCTGGCGCTGTTGAACCGGACGGAACTATCTCTTCCGTACAAGTCACCCAATCGTCTGGCAATGCCTTGCTCGATGATGCAGGCGTGCAGGCTGTACGCTCGACGGCATGCGCACCGTTTACCGACCCCACGACAGGTACAGCGACTCGCGTACCTTTTTCAAGACCGTTCACCTTCAGCATTGACCGTCCAGCCCACGCGCAGGTGGCTGTCCAACCAAGCCTAACGCCGTCCACCCTGTCGTACGCCGAAAGAGTCAGGCAGCGGGTCAAGCCAAATATCGTCGTTGATGAAGTGCCACCCGAAAATATCTTTGCGGTTGTGAAGGTAGTCCTAGGACCCGACGGTTCAGTGCTTCGCACAGAGCTTGAGAAATCCAGCGGTGTCAGGTCTTACGACGCTGCCATTTTGAAAGCAATAGAGCGCTCCGACCCCTTGCCGCTGCCTGAGCCTGAGCCTGGGCAAAAAGGCACGCGGACGATTAGGTTGACATTCACGCCAACGTAG
- a CDS encoding ornithine carbamoyltransferase, with protein sequence MDLIDLSQLTRQDVHAIWKLADAPDQLLKGNAAWSFEGNGIRTRTTFMQAFRDLGLSFVELPNFLKTAERTVDLAGYLDPFYDVYVVRESNHQRLTEFASASRRPVINAMSNMGHPCEVLTDAYYIDRAIKSIAQARICLWGPPTNVLRSWHELARQLQLSVTHICDERLHEAQTYVTFASTPSETFDVVITDGWPSGSEGLGRSLTLDDLDRMGKPVLLPTPPFSIGRELAFDPLHYQHFAGYKQKELLLPVQKAILRYALAAKPKLGR encoded by the coding sequence ATGGACCTGATAGACCTTTCTCAACTCACGCGTCAGGATGTCCACGCCATTTGGAAACTGGCTGATGCACCGGACCAGCTACTTAAAGGCAATGCGGCCTGGTCGTTTGAAGGTAACGGCATTCGCACTCGAACGACGTTTATGCAGGCGTTTCGAGACCTTGGCCTGTCGTTCGTTGAGCTGCCAAATTTTCTCAAGACTGCGGAGCGAACCGTCGATCTTGCAGGCTACCTTGACCCCTTCTACGACGTTTACGTAGTGAGGGAATCTAACCATCAGCGCCTGACCGAATTTGCCTCCGCGTCGCGCCGACCGGTAATCAACGCCATGTCCAACATGGGGCATCCCTGCGAGGTGCTTACGGACGCGTACTACATTGACCGCGCGATTAAATCGATCGCGCAAGCCCGCATCTGTCTCTGGGGACCGCCGACTAACGTGCTGCGGTCGTGGCATGAGTTGGCGCGCCAATTGCAGCTTTCGGTCACTCACATTTGTGATGAGCGGTTACATGAAGCACAGACGTATGTAACCTTTGCGTCAACGCCATCCGAGACCTTTGACGTTGTCATTACCGACGGCTGGCCAAGCGGCTCAGAGGGGCTTGGCCGATCGCTCACTTTGGACGATCTCGATCGCATGGGAAAACCAGTCCTACTGCCGACCCCGCCGTTCTCCATCGGGCGAGAGCTTGCATTCGACCCGCTGCACTACCAACACTTCGCTGGCTACAAGCAGAAAGAGTTGTTGCTTCCGGTGCAAAAGGCAATTCTGCGGTACGCCCTCGCTGCGAAGCCGAAACTCGGGCGCTGA
- a CDS encoding Ig domain-containing protein yields the protein MVTGHGEQKNKNGRESFMKVWQASRVWQSSLVVMAVALGVAACGGGGDSSGGSQGAGSGTAGQNSCAPNLCVSLSYSAPTLFRLLAVNIPPNSASATAGLSTHYVLKSGTLPPGITLDASSGALSGTPTADGSYSAVVQLTVDGYSGSVSSNVQITITDPKLTYAAPSYLLGANSIPVNGMIAGVGAKPSAITFNMPTGLSTSAVISKPAGVQFSVVGSVPLPPGLTLDPNTGAISGTPTTPGVWFTRVQAAIPAQGQSFTVVSTAAFSVAAVIQEHAGQTAASVSMPVVVEPGTAVTSEVLQGAGDFSTTMVFNPATQIVTVTPGATPPSATPGTYLVANYERFSLGDGTIATARAVEVVDGTINVH from the coding sequence ATGGTCACCGGCCATGGAGAGCAAAAAAATAAAAACGGGAGGGAAAGTTTTATGAAGGTATGGCAAGCCAGCCGCGTGTGGCAATCGAGTCTGGTTGTGATGGCGGTTGCATTGGGTGTTGCCGCATGTGGTGGCGGGGGAGATTCCAGTGGTGGATCGCAGGGAGCAGGAAGCGGCACGGCGGGCCAGAACTCCTGTGCTCCGAATCTGTGCGTGAGTTTGTCGTACTCGGCACCAACACTGTTTCGTCTTCTAGCTGTCAACATCCCACCGAACAGCGCAAGCGCTACAGCCGGACTGAGTACGCACTATGTACTGAAGAGCGGTACGCTGCCACCGGGGATCACGCTCGATGCCAGTTCCGGAGCGCTGTCAGGTACGCCTACGGCAGATGGCTCCTACTCAGCCGTGGTGCAACTCACGGTGGACGGCTATTCCGGGTCGGTCAGCTCCAACGTGCAGATCACTATTACCGATCCCAAGCTGACGTACGCGGCACCTAGTTATCTCCTGGGAGCCAACTCCATACCTGTGAACGGCATGATTGCTGGTGTTGGAGCCAAGCCGTCCGCTATCACCTTCAATATGCCTACCGGCTTAAGCACTTCTGCCGTGATCTCAAAGCCCGCAGGAGTGCAGTTCAGTGTGGTCGGCAGCGTGCCTTTGCCACCCGGTCTTACTTTGGACCCAAACACGGGCGCCATCAGCGGGACACCAACCACGCCCGGGGTGTGGTTCACGAGGGTTCAGGCCGCTATCCCAGCCCAAGGTCAAAGCTTCACCGTGGTTAGCACGGCTGCTTTTTCTGTTGCAGCAGTGATTCAGGAGCATGCCGGCCAGACTGCTGCATCGGTCTCTATGCCTGTTGTTGTGGAGCCCGGCACGGCGGTGACATCTGAAGTCCTCCAAGGGGCCGGCGATTTTTCGACCACGATGGTGTTTAACCCTGCGACTCAGATCGTCACTGTCACACCTGGTGCAACGCCTCCCTCGGCCACGCCTGGAACCTATCTGGTGGCCAATTACGAACGATTTTCGCTTGGAGATGGAACTATTGCGACAGCGCGCGCCGTAGAAGTTGTTGATGGCACCATCAATGTTCACTGA
- a CDS encoding SLAC1 anion channel family protein, whose amino-acid sequence MGIAGLSIAWRQASLQFGVSVRIAEAAGALALIVFVVLSAGYLAKAVRHPEAVIGEYRHPVTGNFFGTITIAMLLLSSVVAPMSQALAAVMWIAGTVSAIALCFAIASRLLGGKIDAAHAVPAWFIPGVATLDIAVAGAAMPMPWANEVNLFALAIGTMIAVLFFTMIMSRMIHHEPVPAGMVPSLLILMAPFEVGFLAYTNMVQHVDTFSALLFYFGLFLFLALAPKVFRRGVPFAAGWWAISFPMAALTIAALKYSMFTQVWPVKVAAIILLAILSIAIVLLLVRTLHWLLNGKLLAG is encoded by the coding sequence ATGGGTATTGCCGGACTTTCCATTGCTTGGCGTCAGGCCAGCCTGCAATTTGGGGTAAGCGTCCGGATTGCCGAGGCGGCAGGGGCTCTGGCTTTGATCGTGTTCGTCGTGCTGAGCGCGGGCTATCTCGCCAAGGCAGTGAGGCATCCTGAGGCTGTCATCGGCGAGTATCGCCATCCCGTCACCGGCAACTTCTTTGGCACGATCACCATCGCCATGCTGTTGCTTTCCTCTGTTGTTGCTCCAATGAGCCAGGCGCTCGCTGCAGTCATGTGGATAGCGGGCACCGTGTCGGCGATTGCCCTCTGCTTTGCGATTGCAAGTCGATTGCTGGGAGGAAAGATCGACGCTGCGCATGCGGTTCCTGCATGGTTTATCCCCGGCGTCGCCACATTGGACATTGCCGTCGCCGGCGCAGCCATGCCAATGCCGTGGGCGAATGAAGTCAACCTCTTCGCATTGGCCATCGGGACGATGATCGCAGTCCTGTTTTTCACGATGATCATGTCGCGCATGATTCACCATGAGCCAGTCCCCGCCGGTATGGTCCCTTCGCTGCTGATTCTGATGGCGCCGTTTGAAGTCGGCTTCCTGGCCTATACGAACATGGTGCAGCACGTGGACACCTTCTCTGCGCTGCTGTTCTACTTCGGCCTTTTCTTGTTCCTTGCGTTGGCGCCCAAGGTCTTCCGCAGGGGAGTTCCATTCGCTGCCGGGTGGTGGGCAATCAGCTTTCCAATGGCAGCGCTGACCATTGCGGCGCTGAAGTACTCTATGTTCACCCAGGTTTGGCCTGTCAAGGTGGCTGCAATCATCCTGCTCGCGATACTGAGCATCGCGATCGTGCTTCTGCTTGTCCGGACGCTGCACTGGCTTCTTAACGGCAAGCTTTTAGCCGGTTGA
- a CDS encoding MFS transporter, whose translation MSDLSMTPASSPAPVFASRGKIVMMAIIAGAVVTNVYCTQPILPLIKTGFGVDLTKVDLVAAAALLGFSTGLALLLPLGDRFDRRKLVLGQIALAFVLAIAAAVSPSLWMLVAACFGLGMVSCVPQQLVPFAAVMSTPSERGRSVGTVVSGIMLGILLGRTIAGLVGSAYGWRAVYGMEAVFMVPVWLAAAALLPRGVPSTTLSYGRLLASLWPLARDNRPIRESMIVQALLWACFNAFWVNLAALLASGPWHLGSAWAGAFGVIGAAGAFAASLAGRASDRLETRTVVGASIGIATLAYLILSGANASLTMLVIGVIVLDIGVQAGLVANQTRAFAVDPKAQGRINSLYMTATFFGGAVGTVVSGWLMTDFGWTGIVVFGIALGVIAAAIHFIGAPRATGAGQSPRAAMPDQANGNALNPEQICLLGEK comes from the coding sequence GTGAGCGACCTGTCTATGACACCCGCCAGTTCACCTGCACCCGTCTTCGCGTCACGCGGCAAGATCGTCATGATGGCGATCATCGCGGGCGCCGTGGTCACCAACGTTTATTGCACCCAACCGATCCTGCCGTTGATCAAAACGGGCTTTGGGGTCGACCTGACGAAAGTCGATCTCGTCGCCGCTGCGGCGTTGCTCGGCTTCTCCACCGGGCTGGCGTTGCTCTTGCCGCTAGGCGATCGATTCGACCGGCGCAAGCTCGTGCTCGGCCAGATTGCCCTGGCCTTTGTGCTGGCGATCGCGGCGGCTGTCTCGCCCAGCCTCTGGATGCTCGTCGCGGCTTGCTTTGGTCTTGGCATGGTCAGTTGCGTGCCACAGCAGCTCGTGCCGTTCGCGGCCGTGATGTCAACGCCGAGCGAGCGCGGACGTTCGGTCGGAACGGTTGTCAGCGGCATCATGCTCGGCATCCTGCTCGGTCGCACGATTGCGGGCTTGGTCGGCTCGGCTTATGGCTGGCGCGCGGTTTATGGGATGGAAGCGGTGTTCATGGTGCCCGTCTGGCTCGCTGCCGCTGCGCTCCTCCCGCGCGGCGTGCCCTCCACCACTCTTTCGTACGGCAGGCTGCTCGCTTCGCTCTGGCCGCTGGCACGGGACAACCGCCCCATTCGTGAGTCGATGATTGTTCAGGCGTTGTTATGGGCCTGTTTCAACGCCTTTTGGGTCAATCTCGCGGCGCTTCTTGCAAGCGGGCCGTGGCACCTCGGCAGTGCGTGGGCGGGTGCCTTCGGCGTCATCGGCGCAGCCGGGGCGTTTGCCGCTTCACTTGCCGGGCGCGCGTCCGACCGGCTCGAGACGCGCACAGTGGTCGGGGCGAGTATCGGGATCGCCACGCTTGCCTACCTGATCCTCTCCGGTGCGAACGCCTCGCTCACGATGTTGGTGATCGGCGTCATCGTGCTCGACATCGGTGTGCAGGCGGGGCTGGTCGCCAATCAGACACGCGCGTTCGCCGTCGATCCAAAAGCACAAGGCCGTATCAACAGCCTGTATATGACCGCGACGTTCTTCGGCGGCGCCGTCGGCACCGTGGTCAGCGGTTGGCTCATGACTGACTTCGGCTGGACGGGCATTGTCGTCTTCGGTATCGCGCTCGGGGTCATCGCCGCTGCAATCCATTTCATCGGCGCACCTCGAGCGACAGGTGCTGGGCAAAGTCCGCGTGCCGCCATGCCCGACCAAGCGAACGGCAACGCATTGAACCCAGAGCAAATCTGTCTTTTAGGTGAGAAGTGA
- a CDS encoding LysR family transcriptional regulator — translation MSTLVAVVDAGSLSAAARRLDMPLATVSRKVGELESHLKTRLLHRTTRQLSLTEAGISYVAACRRILEEIGEAERAASGEYAAPKGEIVVTAPIVFGRLHVVPVVAEFLAHYPEINVSLVLTDRVVHLMEENADAAIRIGELPDSTLMATGVGTVRRVICGSPAYLARHGVPAIPEDLAGHDCITFEVLASKRAWVFGSGKSERPVSVRSRLAVNTAEAGIAAATLGVGLINVLAYQVADAVRTDALRIVLAEYESPPLPISLVHKGQAPLPLKLRAFLDFATPHLRARVKQEFANLSAT, via the coding sequence ATGTCGACCCTTGTCGCTGTTGTCGATGCGGGCAGTCTTTCTGCTGCCGCGCGTCGCCTCGACATGCCTCTGGCAACCGTCAGCCGGAAGGTGGGCGAACTGGAATCGCATTTGAAGACACGTCTGCTCCACCGCACGACGCGCCAACTTTCACTGACGGAGGCCGGAATCTCATATGTAGCTGCGTGCCGGCGCATTCTTGAAGAGATTGGAGAAGCCGAGCGCGCGGCGTCGGGCGAATACGCCGCACCTAAAGGCGAGATCGTTGTGACGGCGCCCATCGTGTTCGGGCGCTTGCATGTCGTGCCCGTGGTGGCAGAATTTCTCGCGCACTATCCGGAGATCAATGTGAGCCTCGTGCTCACGGATCGCGTCGTGCATCTGATGGAAGAAAACGCGGATGCTGCCATCCGGATCGGTGAATTGCCCGACAGCACGCTAATGGCAACGGGTGTCGGAACGGTTCGCCGAGTCATCTGCGGAAGTCCCGCCTATTTGGCAAGGCATGGCGTGCCGGCCATACCAGAAGATCTCGCCGGGCACGATTGCATTACCTTCGAGGTGCTCGCCTCCAAGCGCGCCTGGGTATTCGGCTCCGGCAAGTCAGAGCGGCCCGTATCGGTTCGTTCACGGCTCGCCGTCAATACGGCGGAGGCCGGTATCGCGGCAGCGACTCTCGGCGTCGGACTGATCAATGTACTGGCCTACCAGGTTGCGGACGCTGTACGCACCGACGCGCTTCGCATCGTGCTCGCCGAGTATGAGTCGCCGCCATTGCCGATCAGTCTCGTACATAAAGGACAGGCGCCCTTACCGCTGAAGTTGCGTGCGTTTCTCGATTTTGCGACGCCACACCTGCGCGCTCGCGTAAAGCAAGAATTCGCAAACCTTTCGGCGACCTGA
- a CDS encoding ligase-associated DNA damage response exonuclease, translated as MTSAADLIVTTPSGLYCPAGDFYVDPWRPVDRAVITHAHSDHARVGHQHYLAAAPGAGVLRARLGADIPLQTLPYGESIVHHGVRLSFHPAGHVLGSAQVRLEYGGDVWVVSGDYKVEADSTCTPFEPVRCNTFITESTFGLPIYHWRPQAEIFAQLNAWWRGNAEAGRASIVFCYAFGKAQRILSGLDTDIGPIVSHGAMLQLDAAYRHAGVALPPTQLATDVPRADLRRALVLAPPSAQRTSWMRRFGDYADAFASGWMQLRGARRRRGVDRGIVLSDHADWPGLLQAIDATGATRVYVTHGQVAPMVRWLCERGLDARAFATEYGDEAEEGNAAETGDTPTATAPEDTPAS; from the coding sequence ATGACCAGCGCAGCGGACCTGATCGTAACCACGCCCAGCGGCCTGTATTGTCCGGCAGGCGACTTCTACGTTGACCCATGGCGGCCGGTGGATCGCGCCGTCATCACACATGCCCACAGTGACCACGCCCGCGTCGGGCACCAGCATTACCTGGCCGCAGCCCCGGGAGCGGGCGTGCTGCGCGCGCGCCTGGGAGCCGACATCCCCCTGCAAACCCTGCCGTACGGCGAGTCCATCGTCCATCACGGGGTGCGGCTGAGCTTTCATCCGGCGGGGCACGTACTGGGCTCTGCGCAGGTGCGGCTGGAATACGGCGGCGATGTGTGGGTCGTATCCGGCGACTACAAGGTCGAGGCCGACAGCACCTGCACGCCGTTCGAACCGGTGCGATGCAATACCTTCATCACCGAATCCACCTTCGGCCTGCCGATTTACCACTGGCGGCCGCAGGCAGAGATCTTCGCCCAGCTCAATGCATGGTGGCGCGGCAATGCCGAGGCGGGCCGCGCAAGCATCGTGTTCTGCTACGCGTTCGGCAAGGCGCAGCGCATTCTTTCTGGCCTTGATACCGACATTGGGCCCATCGTTTCGCACGGCGCCATGCTGCAACTGGATGCCGCCTATCGGCACGCAGGCGTGGCGCTGCCGCCCACGCAACTCGCGACCGACGTGCCACGCGCGGACTTGCGGCGCGCCCTCGTGCTGGCACCGCCCTCGGCACAACGCACGTCGTGGATGCGGCGGTTTGGCGACTACGCCGATGCGTTTGCCAGCGGCTGGATGCAGCTTCGTGGCGCACGTCGGCGGCGCGGCGTCGATCGCGGCATCGTGCTGTCCGATCATGCCGACTGGCCCGGCTTGCTGCAGGCCATCGACGCCACGGGCGCCACGCGTGTCTATGTCACGCACGGCCAGGTCGCGCCAATGGTGCGCTGGTTGTGCGAACGGGGCCTGGATGCGCGCGCCTTCGCCACCGAGTATGGCGACGAGGCCGAAGAAGGCAATGCCGCTGAAACGGGCGATACACCTACGGCAACCGCGCCAGAGGACACGCCCGCGTCATGA